The Deltaproteobacteria bacterium genome includes a window with the following:
- the yajC gene encoding preprotein translocase subunit YajC: protein MLKFILFSNFVLAQTATTPAPAAGQQPSMLEAVFPFIVMFVILYFMLLRPQMKKQKQQQTFVSSLKRGDEVITHSGILGKIEGLTDQFVTLEIADSVRIKMLRSQIAGSAQLAIQSAQKESSKN, encoded by the coding sequence ATGTTGAAATTTATTTTGTTTTCAAACTTTGTGTTGGCTCAGACGGCGACGACGCCAGCTCCTGCGGCTGGACAACAGCCTTCAATGCTCGAAGCTGTGTTTCCGTTTATTGTCATGTTTGTGATTTTGTACTTCATGCTATTGCGTCCCCAAATGAAAAAACAAAAACAACAACAGACCTTTGTCTCTTCATTAAAAAGAGGCGATGAGGTGATCACTCATTCTGGAATATTAGGAAAAATTGAAGGATTAACCGATCAATTTGTGACCTTAGAAATAGCTGACAGTGTCAGAATTAAAATGTTAAGATCTCAAATAGCAGGAAGTGCCCAACTAGCAATTCAGTCTGCGCAAAAAGAAAGCAGCAAAAACTAA